From the genome of Streptomyces spinoverrucosus:
TGCTCGCCATCGCCTCCGCCACCACCAGCGAGCCCGTCGGCTCCGGCTGGGTGAGCAGCCCGCGCAGCGCCTGGAGCACGGTCGCCTCCACCGCCCGGTGGAACGGCGGATACGCGCCGGTTCCGCCGTGCTCGGGCACGTGCCGCACGATGTGCGCGGCCATGTCCCGGGCGACCTCGACGCCCCAGCCGACCGGCCCCGGCCCCAGCGGCCCGCGCGCCGCGGCCAGGGTCTCGGGCGAGCACACCGGTTCCGGCGGCGCCGCCGAGGGCGCCAGCCGCAGCAGCCACGACGACCCGCTCACCCGGCCAGTACAGCAGATACGGTCCGGCGCGGCGCCCCCTTCATCGAGCGCCCGCCAGACCCCGGGACCGCAGCATCCGCCGCTCCAGCGGGGCGAACAGCAGCAGGTCCACCGCGATGCCCACGACGAGGATCTCCCCGATGGTGGCGAGCACCAGCGCCATGTCCTGGTAGGAGCGGGCGTTCTCCAGCAGCTGGCCGAGGCCGAGCCCCAACTCCGGGGAGCTGGCGATGAGTTCGGCGGCCATCAAGGACCGCCAGGCGAACGCCCAGCCTTGCTTCAGTCCGGCCAGATAGCCGGGCAGCGCGGCCGGCAGCAGCACGTACCGCACCCGGGCGAACCCGGTGGCGCCGAGCACCCGCCCGGCCCGCAGATACAGCGGCGGCACCTGGTCGACCCCGGCCAGCAGCCCGTTCGCGACCGACGGGACGGCGCCGAGCAGGATCACCGCGTAGATGGTGGCGTCGGTCAGCCCGAACCACACCACCGCCGCCGGCACCCACGCCACCGACGGCAGCGACTGCAACCCGGACAGCACCGGCCCGACCGCGACCCGCAGCGGCCGCACCGCACTGAGCAGCAGCCCCAGCGCGGTGCCGATGAGCACGGCGGCGACGAAGCCGAGCGCGCCGCGCTCCATGCTGGTCCACACCGTGGAGAACAGCGTCCCCTCGTACCACTGGTCGGACAGCGCCCGCCCCACGTCGGCGGGGGACGGCAGCAGGTAGTCCGGCTTGAGTTCGGCCTCGTAGGCGGCCTGCCAGGCGAGCAGGACCAGGACGACGGCCACCAGGGGCGGCAGCAGCCGCTGCCGCAGCAGCCGCCCGACGGGCGTCCGGGCGGGCCCGGCCGGCGCGCTGTCCAGCGCGTCCAGGCCCGCCTCGACCGCCGCCGACTCCCGCACCTCGCGGGCCGTGACCGTCTCACCGGCGGCCATGGCGGCGGATCTCCTCCCGTAACGCGTCGGTGACCAGGGACGTCAGGGCGGCCTCCGGGGAGCCTGCGGCGGCCCACTCGCGGGCGATCCGGCCCGGCCGGGAGGACATCAGCACGACCCGCTGCCCGAGCCGCACCGCCTCGCGGACGTTGTGGGTGACGAACAGGACGGTGAGGTGGTTCTCGGCCCAGATCCGGGCGAGTTCCTCGTGCAGCACATCGCGGGTGATGGCGTCCAGCGCGGCGAACGGCTCGTCCATCAGCAGCACGTCGGCGTCCTGGGCGAGCGCCCGGGCCAGCGCGACCCGCTGGCGCATCCCGCCGGACAGCTCGTGGATCCGCTTGCCGTACGCGTCCTTCAGCCGGACCAAGTCGAGCAGCCGCCGCGCCCGTTCGGGCCGCTCGCGCCGGGGCACTCCGCGCAGCCGCAGGGCGAGTTCGACGTTCCGCCCGGCGGTGAGCCAGGGGAACAGGGCGTGGTCCTGGAACATCAGCGCGGGCCGCCGCCCGCCGGGCACGTCGATGGCGCCCGTGGACGGCCGGTCCAGGCCCGCGACCAGGTTGAGCAGCGTGGACTTGCCGCAGCCGGAGGCGCCCAGCACACAGACGAACTCGCCCCGGCCGACGGTCAGCCCGATGTCGTCGAGGACCGTCTGGCGGCGCCCGGCGGTGTCGAACCACTTGGAGACATGGGTGAGGCATACGGCGGGACGCTCCGCCTCGGCCACGAGGACGGGACGGGCCGGTGCGCCGGCCCGCAGCACCGTTTCTGACATGGGATCAAATCCTTCTGGTTCAGTGGTCTCAGTGGCTCTCAGTGGCTCTCGTCGGCCGCGACGCCGAGCCCGGCGTCGGCCACGGTCTGCTCGCCGCGCTGGGCGAGGACCCGGTTGAGGGGGCGCAGATCGAAGATTCCGTCCAGGGCGTCACGGCTGCCGCCGAGCAGCCCGAGCCGGTCGGCCCGGTCGGCCTCCTCGGCGAGGGTCGCGGCGAGCGGATCGGCGGTCAGGCGGACGTGCCGCCAGGCCGCGTCGAGGACCGGGCCCGGCAAGGGCCGTCCGGTCAGCGTCTCGATGGCCCGGTTGACGGCCGCCCGGCCCTCGGCGGGCCGGTCCCGCAGCCACGCGTTGGTGCGCACCGCGCCCCGCAGTACCGCCTCGACGACGTCCGGATGGTCCTTCAGGAACGCGGGGTTGACCACGACGAGCGCGGTGACGAACGCGCCGCCGTCCCACAGGTCCG
Proteins encoded in this window:
- a CDS encoding ABC transporter ATP-binding protein — translated: MSETVLRAGAPARPVLVAEAERPAVCLTHVSKWFDTAGRRQTVLDDIGLTVGRGEFVCVLGASGCGKSTLLNLVAGLDRPSTGAIDVPGGRRPALMFQDHALFPWLTAGRNVELALRLRGVPRRERPERARRLLDLVRLKDAYGKRIHELSGGMRQRVALARALAQDADVLLMDEPFAALDAITRDVLHEELARIWAENHLTVLFVTHNVREAVRLGQRVVLMSSRPGRIAREWAAAGSPEAALTSLVTDALREEIRRHGRR
- a CDS encoding ABC transporter permease; the protein is MAAGETVTAREVRESAAVEAGLDALDSAPAGPARTPVGRLLRQRLLPPLVAVVLVLLAWQAAYEAELKPDYLLPSPADVGRALSDQWYEGTLFSTVWTSMERGALGFVAAVLIGTALGLLLSAVRPLRVAVGPVLSGLQSLPSVAWVPAAVVWFGLTDATIYAVILLGAVPSVANGLLAGVDQVPPLYLRAGRVLGATGFARVRYVLLPAALPGYLAGLKQGWAFAWRSLMAAELIASSPELGLGLGQLLENARSYQDMALVLATIGEILVVGIAVDLLLFAPLERRMLRSRGLAGAR